From Pseudoalteromonas rubra, one genomic window encodes:
- a CDS encoding PTS sugar transporter subunit IIA gives MKLSSLISQDCSKAAVLFNSKKRILEYISELAQSQLPDSNAHDILDALLSREKLGSTGIGKGIALPHGRMPGIDKVVAMLLVNQQGIAFDAIDNQPVDIFVALIVPEGENQQHLQTLATIADKLKNKVFCKRIRQAHNDQELFSIIEEFDN, from the coding sequence ATGAAACTAAGCTCATTGATTTCACAGGACTGCAGCAAAGCTGCGGTCCTTTTTAATAGTAAGAAACGTATTTTAGAGTACATCAGTGAGTTGGCTCAAAGCCAGCTTCCAGACAGTAATGCCCATGATATCCTTGATGCGCTATTGAGCCGCGAAAAACTCGGGAGTACAGGGATCGGAAAAGGCATTGCACTGCCCCATGGCCGCATGCCAGGCATAGATAAAGTGGTTGCAATGCTACTTGTCAATCAGCAAGGCATTGCCTTTGATGCCATTGACAATCAACCCGTCGACATTTTTGTGGCACTCATCGTACCCGAGGGAGAAAATCAACAACATTTGCAGACCTTGGCAACGATCGCTGATAAACTTAAAAACAAGGTGTTTTGTAAACGTATCAGACAAGCTCACAATGATCAGGAGTTATTCTCGATAATTGAAGAGTTTGACAACTAA
- the hpf gene encoding ribosome hibernation promoting factor, producing the protein MQLNLTGRHVEITDSLRDYVTNKFAKLERHFDHINNVHVILDVEKLIQKAEATLHVNGGEIFASTEHRDMYAAIDGLIDKLDRQVIKHKEKLTRH; encoded by the coding sequence ATGCAACTAAATTTAACTGGTCGACATGTAGAAATCACCGATTCGTTAAGAGACTATGTAACAAACAAGTTTGCGAAGCTAGAAAGGCACTTTGATCACATCAATAATGTGCATGTTATCCTAGATGTCGAAAAGCTCATCCAAAAAGCAGAAGCCACATTACATGTGAACGGGGGAGAGATTTTTGCCTCAACCGAACACCGGGATATGTATGCCGCAATAGACGGACTTATCGATAAGCTTGACCGCCAGGTGATCAAGCACAAAGAGAAGCTAACTCGACACTAA